From the Aquitalea magnusonii genome, one window contains:
- a CDS encoding putative bifunctional diguanylate cyclase/phosphodiesterase has product MLTVKSKLLLLSRYYWLILLVFVAVVVSFVLYVRAEQAIDQANEARHASILLAGELRQTSEDLTRMVRTYVVTGNPHYQQHYREILAIRDGKAPRPVDYQSSYWDQVLEDPQHPPPTAPAASLLQRMRAAGFTPAEMAMLSTAKANSDALTRTELAAMRLVAGNPPLDSPQRQQAIQMLHDAAYQRAKAGIMQPIAAFNRQSEQRTAQAVHDAERYAWQLRSLFITLFLLLIPLLWSLRRNLHGILGASVADLHASLARLGSGDFSTPLALPPPAGNTVMGWLAETWSKLQRLDEARRLADARNQRLTGLYNALSQCNQAIVRSRDPHELFEQICQAAVVHGGMKMVWVGLLDEEARQIRPLCAFGSGTDYLSDLPLATDAADPLSHGPTGRAVLTGLAQWCQDFRNDPATAPWHARAEQYGWGASASLPLQREGRIIGALTLYSAEAHAFDLAARKLIEEMVMDLDYALDSFQREQARQQASAALQQSEQRLRTIIETEPECIKVVARDGQLLEMNRAGMGMLEVDSLPQVQQLGLLHFIRPEYHADFRQLHQAVMNGESRTLEFEITGLRGSRRWLETHAAPMRDEDGNISMLLAITRDITSRKQNEQHIRYLAHYDVLTGLPNRVMLEEQCEQALQQAAREQTALALMFLDLDHFKDINDSLGHSVGDALLVRLAARLRVVLPEGAVVSRLGGDEFILLLPHADAARAEQLAHTLLENIARPCRVDPYDLNVSASIGIAVCPQDGQDLETLSRCADAAMYLAKKAGRSCYRFYTAAIQQKATRHLQLVNALRTALDQQQLSIHYQPQLAMTDGRLVGAEALLRWNHPELGSISPGEFIPVAEDCGLILQLGEWVLRQAVRQARQWRDQGLALVMAVNLSAVQFRQADLPALVARILQEEGLPASCLELELTEGVAMYDPQQAIAVMNALHEQGVRMSIDDFGTGYSSLNLLKQFRVYKLKIDQTFVRDIETDPEDSALVAAIIHMADSLGLLTIAEGVETAAQLEILRSHGCKELQGYWFSRPLPAAEFTAYARQHQATASASG; this is encoded by the coding sequence GCGGGCCGAGCAGGCCATTGATCAGGCCAACGAGGCGCGGCATGCATCGATTTTGCTGGCCGGGGAGTTGCGCCAGACCAGCGAAGACCTGACCCGCATGGTGCGCACCTATGTGGTAACCGGCAATCCGCACTATCAGCAGCACTACCGTGAAATCCTGGCCATCCGCGATGGCAAGGCACCGCGGCCTGTCGATTACCAGAGCAGCTACTGGGACCAGGTGCTGGAAGACCCGCAGCACCCGCCGCCTACCGCGCCTGCCGCGTCCTTGTTGCAGCGCATGCGCGCCGCCGGTTTCACCCCGGCAGAAATGGCCATGCTCAGCACTGCCAAGGCCAATTCCGATGCCCTGACCCGTACCGAGTTGGCCGCCATGCGTCTGGTGGCCGGCAATCCGCCACTGGACTCGCCGCAGCGGCAGCAGGCCATCCAGATGTTGCACGATGCGGCTTATCAGCGCGCCAAGGCCGGCATCATGCAGCCGATTGCCGCCTTTAACCGCCAGTCGGAACAGCGCACGGCACAGGCGGTACACGATGCCGAACGCTATGCCTGGCAACTGCGCAGCCTGTTCATTACCTTGTTCCTGCTGCTGATTCCGCTGCTCTGGAGCTTGCGGCGCAATCTGCACGGCATTCTTGGTGCCTCGGTAGCCGACTTGCACGCCAGCCTGGCACGGCTGGGCAGTGGCGATTTTTCCACTCCGCTTGCCCTGCCGCCCCCTGCCGGCAACACGGTAATGGGCTGGCTGGCCGAAACCTGGTCCAAGCTGCAGCGACTGGACGAAGCGCGCCGGCTGGCCGATGCGCGCAACCAGCGTCTGACCGGGCTGTACAACGCCCTGAGCCAGTGCAACCAGGCAATTGTACGCAGCCGTGACCCGCACGAGCTGTTTGAGCAGATCTGTCAGGCGGCGGTGGTGCATGGTGGCATGAAGATGGTGTGGGTAGGGCTGTTAGACGAGGAAGCGCGGCAGATCCGGCCACTGTGTGCGTTTGGCAGTGGCACCGACTATCTGAGCGACTTGCCGCTGGCCACCGATGCTGCCGATCCGCTCAGCCATGGCCCTACCGGACGGGCCGTGCTGACCGGCCTGGCACAGTGGTGCCAGGACTTCCGCAACGATCCCGCAACCGCGCCCTGGCATGCCAGGGCAGAGCAGTACGGCTGGGGGGCGTCGGCCTCACTGCCCTTGCAGCGCGAGGGGCGCATCATCGGTGCTCTCACCCTGTACAGTGCGGAGGCGCATGCTTTTGATCTGGCCGCGCGCAAGCTGATCGAGGAAATGGTGATGGACCTGGATTACGCGCTGGACAGCTTCCAGCGCGAACAGGCGCGCCAGCAAGCCAGCGCCGCCCTGCAGCAAAGCGAGCAGCGCCTGCGCACCATCATCGAAACCGAGCCGGAATGCATCAAGGTGGTGGCGCGGGATGGCCAGTTGCTGGAAATGAACCGCGCCGGCATGGGCATGCTGGAAGTCGACAGCCTGCCGCAGGTGCAGCAACTGGGTTTGCTGCATTTCATCCGCCCGGAATATCACGCGGACTTCCGCCAACTGCACCAGGCGGTGATGAATGGCGAGAGCCGGACGCTGGAGTTCGAGATTACCGGCCTGCGTGGCAGCCGACGCTGGCTGGAAACCCATGCTGCGCCGATGCGCGATGAAGACGGCAACATCAGCATGCTGCTGGCCATTACCCGCGACATCACCTCGCGCAAGCAGAACGAACAGCACATCCGCTACCTGGCACATTACGATGTACTCACCGGCCTGCCCAACCGGGTGATGCTGGAAGAACAGTGTGAGCAGGCGCTGCAGCAAGCTGCGCGCGAACAGACGGCCCTGGCGCTGATGTTTCTCGACCTGGATCATTTCAAGGACATCAACGATTCGCTGGGCCACAGCGTGGGCGATGCCCTGCTGGTCAGGCTGGCGGCCCGGCTGCGCGTGGTGTTGCCAGAAGGTGCTGTCGTGTCGCGGCTGGGCGGCGACGAGTTCATCCTGTTGCTGCCGCATGCCGATGCCGCCCGTGCCGAGCAACTGGCCCACACGCTGCTGGAGAACATTGCCCGCCCGTGTCGGGTAGACCCTTACGATCTGAACGTGTCGGCCTCCATCGGCATTGCGGTGTGCCCACAGGATGGCCAGGACCTGGAAACCCTGTCGCGCTGTGCCGATGCCGCCATGTATCTGGCCAAGAAAGCCGGACGCAGCTGCTACCGCTTCTACACCGCCGCCATCCAGCAAAAGGCCACACGCCACCTGCAACTGGTGAATGCACTGCGCACGGCGCTGGACCAGCAGCAACTGAGCATTCACTACCAGCCGCAACTGGCCATGACGGATGGCCGTCTGGTGGGGGCCGAAGCGCTGCTGCGCTGGAACCACCCCGAGCTGGGCAGCATTTCGCCCGGCGAATTCATCCCGGTGGCGGAGGACTGCGGACTGATTCTGCAGCTGGGGGAGTGGGTATTGCGTCAGGCAGTACGCCAGGCCAGGCAGTGGCGGGATCAGGGGCTGGCGCTGGTGATGGCGGTCAATCTGTCGGCGGTGCAATTCCGCCAGGCCGATCTGCCGGCACTGGTGGCGCGCATCCTGCAGGAAGAAGGCCTGCCCGCCAGTTGTCTGGAGCTGGAGCTGACCGAAGGCGTGGCCATGTACGATCCGCAGCAGGCGATTGCCGTGATGAATGCCCTGCACGAGCAGGGAGTACGCATGTCGATCGACGATTTTGGCACCGGCTATTCCTCGCTCAACCTGCTCAAGCAGTTCCGCGTCTACAAGCTGAAGATAGACCAGACCTTCGTGCGCGACATCGAGACCGATCCGGAAGACAGCGCCCTGGTTGCCGCCATCATCCACATGGCGGACAGTCTGGGCCTGTTGACCATTGCCGAAGGCGTGGAAACGGCAGCGCAGCTGGAAATACTGCGCAGCCATGGCTGCAAGGAACTGCAGGGCTATTGGTTTAGCCGGCCACTGCCGGCCGCAGAATTCACTGCCTATGCGCGGCAGCACCAGGCCACAGCCAGCGCCAGCGGCTGA